The Capsicum annuum cultivar UCD-10X-F1 chromosome 1, UCD10Xv1.1, whole genome shotgun sequence sequence CGCGGGACTAGGCAAGGAGGAGGATGAGGACATGATTTCACATGATTCATCCGAGTCTGAGATGGAACAGTCCATATTCACGCCGAACAGCCTGAGTCGCTTTGCTGCTGACTTGCCTTGGACAACGGGTACCAAGTCGAACACCACCGGCTCCACAATCCTGCCACTCCCCCCAACAGTACTTGTACTAGTACTACTACTAGTACATCTTTGCATTAACCCAACTTGTTGTGGGACTTGGGCAGCAACAGCTGCAGCTGACCCCGATCTGAGATAAACTAATGATCCGCTCGGAGGAGGGTTTCCATTTACCACTGTGGCACTGTTGCTATTCATGTTGTCGAAATTACAAGTGACATCGTAGTAATAATTAGGACAGTTTCCAACGGATCCATAGGCACTGTTGCTATGGGGAGAATAAGATTGCTGCTGACGAGACATGCTGCCAGCTGCAGGTTCCATCATCATACGGGAATGTAAATATGAACTGTCAGATGGTGACGGCTGCAAAAATAGCGGACGGTTCCAAGCAGAAGCTGCTGCTGGGTAGTGAATATTGGAGCGGTAGAAATTATTATTAGAGAAATGGTGTGAAAGCGGCAAATGAGTAGTGAAGAGATGGTCTGGGGCGTCTGGACGGCGCCTCCAGTCGATGAAGAGACGATCCTTGCCTAATTCACCAACTCCACGCTGAAATGAGACAATATCCCCAGCATCGAGCTTCTTCTCCTTCACGAAGCGGCTCCAACCTTTGGTCATTACATAACTTTGACTGCTATTCCAGTAGGAATATCTGAACCGCCAAGGTTTTCCATTCCTATCTTCGAAATTGAGAA is a genomic window containing:
- the LOC107863550 gene encoding B3 domain-containing transcription factor NGA1 isoform X2; this encodes MNFFSGGHGFNDQGSSKGTHPFSNSSSSSSQKILVPFSYHQQRRSWLSSSSITSNSSEDNTDPVMMDTPPSTNLCEGDPVDENHLLELGVGESNAMALIEREHMFDKVVTPSDVGKLNRLVIPKQHAEKYFPLDSSTNEKGLLLNFEDRNGKPWRFRYSYWNSSQSYVMTKGWSRFVKEKKLDAGDIVSFQRGVGELGKDRLFIDWRRRPDAPDHLFTTHLPLSHHFSNNNFYRSNIHYPAAASAWNRPLFLQPSPSDSSYLHSRMMMEPAAGSMSRQQQSYSPHSNSAYGSVGNCPNYYYDVTCNFDNMNSNSATVVNGNPPPSGSLVYLRSGSAAAVAAQVPQQVGLMQRCTSSSTSTSTVGGSGRIVEPVVFDLVPVVQGKSAAKRLRLFGVNMDCSISDSDESCEIMSSSSSLPSPAATTTYSHVPQFLSSSPPIPSLQCRTFNSYEVNPPPAATEEEAFDKGKTSMSLDLDI
- the LOC107863550 gene encoding B3 domain-containing transcription factor NGA1 isoform X1; translation: MNFFSGGHGFNDQGSSKGTHPFSNSSSSSSQKILVPFSYHQQRRSWLSSSSITSNSSEDNTDPVMMDTPPSTNLCEGDPVDENHLLELGVGESNAMALIEREHMFDKVVTPSDVGKLNRLVIPKQHAEKYFPLDSSTNEKGLLLNFEDRNGKPWRFRYSYWNSSQSYVMTKGWSRFVKEKKLDAGDIVSFQRGVGELGKDRLFIDWRRRPDAPDHLFTTHLPLSHHFSNNNFYRSNIHYPAAASAWNRPLFLQPSPSDSSYLHSRMMMEPAAGSMSRQQQSYSPHSNSAYGSVGNCPNYYYDVTCNFDNMNSNSATVVNGNPPPSGSLVYLRSGSAAAVAAQVPQQVGLMQRCTSSSTSTSTVGGSGRIVEPVVFDLVPVVQGKSAAKRLRLFGVNMDCSISDSDESCEIMSSSSSLPSPAATTTYSHVPQFLSSSPPIPSLQCRTFNSYEVNPPPAATEEEAFDKGCCSCRCFVGHACQVL